Part of the Catalinimonas alkaloidigena genome is shown below.
AGGGAATAATCTTGAAAAAATATTGTAATAACCCAAAGCCAATTCCGATTAGGTTACCAATCATCATACCTCTCACAATGAGTAATATTCCATTGTAGCGAAATATTTTTCTGATCTGTCGGTTTCTCGCCCCCAGGGCTTTGAGAATGCCTATCATCTGGGTCCTTTCCATGATCAGTATAAGCAGGATACTAACAATATTAAAGCAGGCAACAAAGAGAATAAGGGAAAGAAAAATAATGACGTTATTGTTGATCAGGTCAAGCCATTCAAACATTTGCACATATTTGTCACCTACTTTTTCTATAAATAGATCATAGTCCAGGTCATTTTGTAGCCTGTTCTCCGCCTCTGCCATGGCATCATAATCCTTAAGATAAACTTCTATACCCCCTACCAGTGAATCCGACCATTGGTTGATCCGTCTCACTAATCCAATATCCCCAATGATCATCTGTTCGTCAAATTCTTCTATCCCAGTATTATAAATTCCCCGAACATGGAGTTTGCGCACCCGGTAGGGATCAATGAATAGCATCCTTACATCATCGCCTACATTTAGCTGAAGGGTATTTGCAATCTTGTTACTAATGAGCACCTCTGTAGAATAGCTATTCGGACTGTTATCGTTACTATCAGAAAAATGAATAAAAGAACCTTCCAGCAGGTTGTCTTTAAAACGCAAACTGTCAAAATTCGGGCCTATTCCTTTAATAAAAGCACCATATACTTCGTTGTCAGTTTGTAATAAGCCGGCAGTATGGCCAAATACCTGTACATGATCAATAAAGTCAAATTGTTCAGGGTTTTGGATGAGCGGATTATTAACAGATATGGGCTCTTCCTGTAATGAATTATCTAACGAATATTTGGTTACCTGTATATGTCCGTTGAAAGTAAAAATCTTGTTGGTAATTACTCTTTTGAACCCGCCGAGTATCAGAAAAGATACAAGCATAGTAGCCAGGCCCAGTGCAATGCTAGCTACTGCTATTTTATTAATAGTCGCTGAAAAAGATTTATTCTCAGCTTTATTAATTTTTTTTGATATAAAATAAGGGAGGTTCAAGGAATGCTACCTGATTTATCTTCTTTACATCGCACATGAATAAGGCTGCTGTGTGATATCAAAAAAGTATTTATACATTTACAGCCAATAATTCTGTCCGATGCAAATTAAATAACTTTATGCGTCTCTTCACACTAATATCCCTCTTTATTCTTCCATTTGCGTTGGCTTGCCAACCCGAACTTATAGAAGATAATAATGCCATAAAGCCTGGGGCATGGCATACCAATACCTATCTACCATTGCTGAAAGGTAAAAATGTCGCTGCTGTAGTCAACCACACTTCGCATATCGGGGACACTCATCTGGTAGACTCATTACTGGCTATGGGTGTAAATCTCAAAACTATATTTGCCCCTGAGCATGGTTTTAGAGGAGAAGCCGGAGCAGGAGAGCACATTCAGAATTCTACTGATACCAGGACCGGTCTTCCAATCATCTCTTTGTATGGTAGCAATAAAAAGCCAACGCCCGAACAACTGGAAGGTATTGATATCGTCGTCTTTGATATTCAGGACGTAGGGGCAAGGTTTTATACCTATATCAGCACCATGCATTATGTAATGGAGGCCTGTGCTGAGCAGGGTAAAAAAATGCTGATTCTGGACAGACCCAATCCTAATGGCTATTATGTAGATGGACCTGTCCTGGAGATGGAACATCAGTCGTTCGTAGGGATGCACCCTATTCCTGTAGTTCATGGACTTACCGTAGGCGAACTCGCCCAAATGATCAATGGTGAAGGCTGGCTCCCCGAAGGTGATACTTGTGATGTGGAAGTAATCAAAGTAGAAAATTATACCCATCAGGATCACTATACATTACCTATTCACCCTTCTCCCAACTTACCCAATGACCAGGCCGTTAACCTTTATCCTTCTCTGTGCTTTTTTGAAGGGACTACCATGAGCATTGGCCGAGGCACACCTTTTCCGTTCCAGGTGATTGGATACCCTGATCCTGTCTTTTCTGTAGCAGCAGAAGAAGAAATGCAGGCACCTGATACTTTAAGCTTTATACCCGAAGATATTGAGGGTGTGGCTATGAACCCAAAGCACGAAGGTGAACGCTGCTACGGAGCAGACCTAAGGAAAAGAGAGCCGTTAACAAATCTCAATTTAAACTATCTAATAGGTTTTTATCAGAATGCTTCTGACCTGGGTATCAGTAACGAGGATTTTTTCCGTGAAAAGTTTTTTGACTTACTGGCGGGCACCGAGAAGCTTAGAGAACAACTTACTTCGGGAGTCACTGCGCAGGAAATCAGAAGAAGTTGGATAGATGACCTTAACCAATATAAAAGTATGCGTAAGAAATACCTGCTCTATGAAGACTTCGAATAATCCCTGTAAAACATTTAATACGAGATAAGCATTAGTTATTATATGAAGAAAGACCTCAGGATCATATTTATGGGAACTCCCGAGTTTGCTGTTCCTTCACTACAAATTCTGGTTGAAAACCAGTTTCAGGTTGTAGCGGTAGTTACTGCAGCAGACAAACCCCGAGGACGAGGACAGAAAGTAATCCCTTCTCCAGTAAAAGCCTATGCGCTGGAACAGAATATTCCGGTGCTTCAGCCTACTAACCTTAAAAATCCTGAATTTCACAAAGAGTTGAAAAGCTACAATGCTAATTTACAGATAGTAGTTGCTTTCCGTATGTTGCCTGAAACAGTATGGAGCATGCCTGAAATAGGGACTTTTAATTTACATGCCTCTTATTTGCCACAATATCGCGGGGCAGCGCCTATCAACTGGGCAATCATAAACGGGGAAACTGAAACGGGAGTTACTACTTTTATGCTCACGCATGAAATAGACACTGGTAATATACTTTTTCAGGAAAAAGAACCTATACTTTCTGAGGATACTGCTGGCTCCTTATATGAAAGGCTTATGCAGAAGGGAAGTGGGCTAGTACTCAAAACGGTAAAAGCAATCGCTAACAATAAGTATAAATTAGAACCACAAATAACGGAAGGCACTACACTTAAATCCGCCCCAAAAATACACCGAGAAACCTGTAAGATTGACTGGAACCAACCTGCTGAGCAGATACGAAATTTTGTGCGGGGACTTTCACCCTACCCTGCTGCCTGGACCACCTTGGATACCCGAACCGGTGAAAAATTATGTAAAATCTACTCTATCACCAATACACAGGAGAAGAACCCGAACCTAGCTGCTGGACAATATATTACGGACAATAAAAATTTTATCCATATACAGACAAAAGACTACCTTTTATCTTTTAATGAACTTCAGATTGAAGGGA
Proteins encoded:
- a CDS encoding ABC transporter permease produces the protein MNLPYFISKKINKAENKSFSATINKIAVASIALGLATMLVSFLILGGFKRVITNKIFTFNGHIQVTKYSLDNSLQEEPISVNNPLIQNPEQFDFIDHVQVFGHTAGLLQTDNEVYGAFIKGIGPNFDSLRFKDNLLEGSFIHFSDSNDNSPNSYSTEVLISNKIANTLQLNVGDDVRMLFIDPYRVRKLHVRGIYNTGIEEFDEQMIIGDIGLVRRINQWSDSLVGGIEVYLKDYDAMAEAENRLQNDLDYDLFIEKVGDKYVQMFEWLDLINNNVIIFLSLILFVACFNIVSILLILIMERTQMIGILKALGARNRQIRKIFRYNGILLIVRGMMIGNLIGIGFGLLQYFFKIIPLDPENYYMDYVPIHWDLLAIVGLNLLTFTIVVLVLNIPTIIILRINPIKAIRFD
- a CDS encoding DUF1343 domain-containing protein, which produces MRLFTLISLFILPFALACQPELIEDNNAIKPGAWHTNTYLPLLKGKNVAAVVNHTSHIGDTHLVDSLLAMGVNLKTIFAPEHGFRGEAGAGEHIQNSTDTRTGLPIISLYGSNKKPTPEQLEGIDIVVFDIQDVGARFYTYISTMHYVMEACAEQGKKMLILDRPNPNGYYVDGPVLEMEHQSFVGMHPIPVVHGLTVGELAQMINGEGWLPEGDTCDVEVIKVENYTHQDHYTLPIHPSPNLPNDQAVNLYPSLCFFEGTTMSIGRGTPFPFQVIGYPDPVFSVAAEEEMQAPDTLSFIPEDIEGVAMNPKHEGERCYGADLRKREPLTNLNLNYLIGFYQNASDLGISNEDFFREKFFDLLAGTEKLREQLTSGVTAQEIRRSWIDDLNQYKSMRKKYLLYEDFE
- the fmt gene encoding methionyl-tRNA formyltransferase, translated to MKKDLRIIFMGTPEFAVPSLQILVENQFQVVAVVTAADKPRGRGQKVIPSPVKAYALEQNIPVLQPTNLKNPEFHKELKSYNANLQIVVAFRMLPETVWSMPEIGTFNLHASYLPQYRGAAPINWAIINGETETGVTTFMLTHEIDTGNILFQEKEPILSEDTAGSLYERLMQKGSGLVLKTVKAIANNKYKLEPQITEGTTLKSAPKIHRETCKIDWNQPAEQIRNFVRGLSPYPAAWTTLDTRTGEKLCKIYSITNTQEKNPNLAAGQYITDNKNFIHIQTKDYLLSFNELQIEGKKRMSVEEFLRGNTL